The Priestia megaterium genome contains a region encoding:
- a CDS encoding YolD-like family protein, with amino-acid sequence MHHDRRMKKWRAFASMPEQYIGLQEVINKQLEVPQPLLTEEEMEQINFTLIEALHTNQQVYLTYYKNGQRITETGFIQFVDSLGNLFVFIDEVFELKNKMRLSELINVRFA; translated from the coding sequence ATGCATCACGATAGAAGGATGAAAAAATGGAGAGCTTTCGCAAGCATGCCAGAGCAATACATAGGATTACAGGAAGTCATAAACAAGCAACTAGAAGTACCTCAACCTCTTTTAACAGAAGAGGAAATGGAACAAATCAATTTCACCTTGATTGAAGCCTTACATACAAATCAACAAGTATACCTTACATATTATAAGAACGGGCAACGTATAACCGAAACAGGATTCATACAATTTGTTGATTCCCTGGGGAATTTGTTTGTTTTTATCGATGAAGTATTTGAATTAAAGAACAAAATGAGGTTAAGTGAACTAATTAATGTTCGTTTTGCTTAG
- a CDS encoding FtsK/SpoIIIE domain-containing protein: protein MFEKLKLRGKLIKAFRTAEIYRVIRRGDRTSYLFPKIHQIDNHHTYTRYAFSLLNGIDPELLNKKRWALRQVLGSNIEINGSLKNFSITVHHKSLPKMLNYRYEVIHPHIEKMELPVCIGQDIYGSPVSWDFADLETLLISGEIGAGKSSLMRVILTTWVKYASPEDLRLVLVDLKRADLGLFHGIDHVDALCFEAKDMRRPFALLRTEMYRRGDLLLEHGVTHISRLPFKLPRIVVVVDEMSIIKRETDLVEMIQQFASQGRALGVHTIIAMQRPDADLLNSALKANLRVRISGRQADATNAKVAGVLGAEEIDAAARGRMKIKIDEVKEFQAFFLDEEACKEMLSPYKTRVKDPESKLEVVSPPLFGLLEKEEQR from the coding sequence ATGTTTGAGAAACTAAAATTGCGTGGAAAGCTTATTAAAGCGTTTCGTACGGCAGAGATTTACCGAGTGATTAGACGAGGAGACCGTACCTCCTATCTGTTTCCAAAAATTCATCAAATTGATAACCATCATACGTACACTCGGTACGCCTTTTCCTTACTAAATGGCATTGATCCTGAACTTTTAAATAAAAAAAGATGGGCATTACGACAAGTATTAGGCAGCAACATCGAGATAAATGGCAGCCTAAAGAATTTTAGCATCACCGTTCATCACAAAAGCCTACCTAAAATGCTCAATTATAGGTATGAGGTCATTCATCCTCATATTGAGAAAATGGAGCTCCCAGTATGCATTGGTCAAGATATCTATGGAAGCCCCGTTTCGTGGGACTTTGCGGATTTAGAAACGTTACTGATTTCTGGCGAAATCGGCGCTGGAAAAAGCAGTCTCATGCGTGTCATTCTAACAACGTGGGTGAAATATGCCTCTCCTGAAGACTTACGCTTAGTCTTAGTAGATCTCAAACGGGCAGACTTAGGGTTATTTCATGGAATCGATCATGTAGACGCGCTTTGTTTTGAAGCGAAAGATATGAGAAGACCTTTTGCCTTGTTACGAACTGAAATGTATCGACGGGGCGATTTACTGTTAGAGCATGGTGTGACTCATATCAGCAGGCTTCCTTTTAAGCTGCCTCGGATTGTCGTGGTTGTAGACGAAATGAGCATAATCAAGCGAGAAACAGATCTCGTAGAGATGATCCAACAGTTTGCGAGTCAAGGCCGTGCGTTAGGCGTTCATACGATTATTGCCATGCAGCGCCCGGATGCGGATTTATTAAATTCAGCGTTAAAGGCTAACTTACGGGTACGAATCTCTGGAAGGCAGGCCGATGCCACAAATGCAAAAGTAGCCGGGGTACTAGGGGCAGAAGAAATCGATGCAGCAGCCAGAGGCCGCATGAAAATCAAAATTGATGAGGTCAAAGAGTTTCAAGCCTTTTTCTTAGATGAAGAAGCTTGTAAGGAAATGCTTTCACCTTATAAAACGCGTGTGAAAGACCCTGAATCTAAACTAGAAGTTGTATCACCGCCCCTCTTTGGATTATTAGAGAAGGAGGAACAGCGATGA